The Bos indicus isolate NIAB-ARS_2022 breed Sahiwal x Tharparkar chromosome X, NIAB-ARS_B.indTharparkar_mat_pri_1.0, whole genome shotgun sequence genome has a window encoding:
- the LOC139181458 gene encoding cancer/testis antigen 47A-like isoform X2, protein MSTTGDGDLTHGGQEGPTGAVGAQAGARDGVDRNSEPRRGDSMPEAEAGAAVGASGGPREAALEGGNAEEDSDIRPAEEREVEEQAQGVNRFVVSRHFPMSGFSLTVLNLMHSMMNRLSDNHIILPPNDDRVLVWYQTRPRLSDHSSAAVAGLSEVQVPLDVSGEGPAEEAPDQEVEQAEEAQEAQQAEEAQEAKAPEEASLWETATKESEEPSLREMPQEPVAPEKTAECQDENSKEEAQGTKSEEKEKKYNRKQEEPEKDLDPAKDRPRKPSLED, encoded by the exons ATGTCTACCACGGGGGATGGAGATCTGACCCATGGCGGGCAGGAAGGCCCAACAGGTGCAGTGGGGGCCCAGGCCGGAGCCCGTGACGGTGTGGACCGCAACTCTGAGCCTCGCAGGGGTGACTCCATGCCTGAGGCTGAGGCAGGTGCAGCTGTGGGGGCTTCAGGAGGCCCGAGGGAGGCGGCCCTGGAGGGCGGGAACGCTGAGGAAGACTCCGACATCAGGCCGGCtgaggagagggaggtggaggagCAGGCGCAGGGCGTGAACCGCTTCGTGGTCTCGCGCCACTTCCCCATGAGCGGCTTCAGCCTAACGGTCCTAAATCTGATGCACTCGATGATGAACCGTTTGTCCGACAACCACATCATACTTCCGCCAAATGACGACCGCGTGTTGGTCTGGTACCAGACCAGGCCGCGCTTGTCTGACCACAGCTCAGCCGCCGTGGCCGGGTTATCCGAGGTCCAGGTACCATTGGATGTATCGGGGGAGGGGCCGGCTGAGGAAGCCCCGGATCAGGAGGTGGAGCAGGCTGAGGAAGCCCAGGAGGCGCAGCAGGCGGAGGAAGCCCAGGAGGCTAAGGCACCCGAGGAGGCCTCTTTATGGGAGACGGCCACCAAGGAGTCTGAGGAGCCCAGCTTGCGGGAGATGCCACAGGAGCCTGTCGCCCCTGAGA AAACAGCTGAATGCCAGGATGAGAACTCCAAAGAAGAGGCGCAGGGCACCAAAagtgaggagaaagaaaagaagtataaCAGAAAACAAGAAGAACCAGAAAAGGATCTGGACCCAGCAAAGGACAGGCCCAGAAAGCCCAG TTTGGAAGActag
- the LOC139181655 gene encoding cancer/testis antigen family 47 member B1-like has protein sequence MSTTGDGDLAPGGQEGPASAAGAQAGARDGVDRNSEPRRGDSMPEAEAGGVVGASGGPREVALEGGNAEEDSDIQPAEEGEEEEQAQGVNRMVHSRHFSMTRYRLTVLTQRYPMLNFMYKNHILVPPEDDDVLVRHQNRPRLSNLSSATVARFSEVQVPSDGPAEGPAEEAPAQWAEQAEEAQEAAEAGEVQEADEACLWETATKESEEHSLWERPQEPAAPEKTAECQDENSKEEVQGTRSEGKEKKYNRKQEEPEKDLDPAKDRPRKPSLED, from the exons ATGTCTACCACGGGGGATGGAGATCTGGCCCCTGGCGGGCAGGAAGGCCCTGCAAGTGCGGCAGGGGCCCAGGCCGGAGCCCGTGACGGTGTGGACCGCAACTCCGAGCCTCGCAGGGGTGACTCCATGCCTGAGGCTGAGGCGGGTGGAGTCGTCGGGGCCTCAGGAGGCCCGAGGGAGGTGGCCCTGGAGGGCGGGAACGCTGAGGAAGACTCGGACATCCAGCCGGccgaggagggggaggaagaggagcaggcGCAGGGCGTGAACCGCATGGTGCACTCGCGACACTTCTCCATGACCCGCTACCGCTTAACGGTCCTGACTCAGAGGTACCCGATGCTGAACTTTATGTACAAAAACCACATCCTAGTCCCGCCAGAGGACGACGACGTGTTGGTCCGGCACCAGAACCGGCCGCGCTTGTCCAACCTCAGCTCAGCCACTGTGGCTCGGTTCTCTGAGGTCCAGGTGCCCTCAGATGGACCAGCGGAGGGACCGGCGGAGGAAGCCCCGGCTCAGTGGGCAGAACAGGCGGAGGAAGCCCAGGAGGCGGCGGAGGCTGGGGAGGTGCAGGAGGCCGACGAGGCCTGTTTATGGGAGACGGCCACCAAGGAGTCTGAGGAGCACAGCTTGTGGGAGAGGCCACAGGAGCCGGCCGCCCCTGAGA AAACAGCTGAATGCCAGGATGAGAACTCCAAAGAAGAGGTGCAGGGCACCAGAAgtgaggggaaagaaaagaagtataaCAGAAAACAAGAAGAACCAGAAAAGGATCTGGACCCAGCAAAGGACAGGCCCAGAAAGCCCAG TTTGGAAGACtag
- the LOC139181458 gene encoding cancer/testis antigen 47A-like isoform X1: MSTTGDGDLTHGGQEGPTGAVGAQAGARDGVDRNSEPRRGDSMPEAEAGAAVGASGGPREAALEGGNAEEDSDIRPAEEREVEEQAQGVNRFVVSRHFPMSGFSLTVLNLMHSMMNRLSDNHIILPPNDDRVLVWYQTRPRLSDHSSAAVAGLSEVQVPLDVSGEGPAEEAPDQEVEQAEEAQEAQQAEEAQEAKAPEEASLWETATKESEEPSLREMPQEPVAPEKTAECQDENSKEEAQGTKSEEKEKKYNRKQEEPEKDLDPAKDRPRKPRYLCIALKITQLFPGICQFCFCFLILRVN; this comes from the exons ATGTCTACCACGGGGGATGGAGATCTGACCCATGGCGGGCAGGAAGGCCCAACAGGTGCAGTGGGGGCCCAGGCCGGAGCCCGTGACGGTGTGGACCGCAACTCTGAGCCTCGCAGGGGTGACTCCATGCCTGAGGCTGAGGCAGGTGCAGCTGTGGGGGCTTCAGGAGGCCCGAGGGAGGCGGCCCTGGAGGGCGGGAACGCTGAGGAAGACTCCGACATCAGGCCGGCtgaggagagggaggtggaggagCAGGCGCAGGGCGTGAACCGCTTCGTGGTCTCGCGCCACTTCCCCATGAGCGGCTTCAGCCTAACGGTCCTAAATCTGATGCACTCGATGATGAACCGTTTGTCCGACAACCACATCATACTTCCGCCAAATGACGACCGCGTGTTGGTCTGGTACCAGACCAGGCCGCGCTTGTCTGACCACAGCTCAGCCGCCGTGGCCGGGTTATCCGAGGTCCAGGTACCATTGGATGTATCGGGGGAGGGGCCGGCTGAGGAAGCCCCGGATCAGGAGGTGGAGCAGGCTGAGGAAGCCCAGGAGGCGCAGCAGGCGGAGGAAGCCCAGGAGGCTAAGGCACCCGAGGAGGCCTCTTTATGGGAGACGGCCACCAAGGAGTCTGAGGAGCCCAGCTTGCGGGAGATGCCACAGGAGCCTGTCGCCCCTGAGA AAACAGCTGAATGCCAGGATGAGAACTCCAAAGAAGAGGCGCAGGGCACCAAAagtgaggagaaagaaaagaagtataaCAGAAAACAAGAAGAACCAGAAAAGGATCTGGACCCAGCAAAGGACAGGCCCAGAAAGCCCAGGTATCTGTGTATAGCTTTGAAAATAACCCAGCTGTTCCCAGGCATTTGccaattttgtttttgctttttaattctcaGAGTAAATTAA